A window from Bacillota bacterium encodes these proteins:
- a CDS encoding immunoglobulin domain-containing protein, protein MRKCVGILIIVMILGVYLVYSSSEAYAATQIISQEFQSMPSFSSQFSSPSESAATWNTAPGGNAGKFNNQLQVIANGPVVTARTLSYPLYPWKNYSSSIDIKLPSDYTMNYRVIVAYSFGNYNAEDFVNDQSNWTIIKEFSSTGEKGNNNTWTSYEKFMSSFDSNKINFVFYVESSGSGLTVGFDNLRIMDYGAQILIDSQPQDLTVTEGKTATFTVEARGVDLRYQWKKDGVELNTGDGYVTLPNIPTLTINNVKKSHEGSYTVMITSNLYGGSVTSNAATLTVNPNNPPAAKDPVPTQSVTEGSTAAFNAADIAEDVDNDPLTITAIVTGPDSAKATASLDSGTVTLTGVAVGSTSLVVTVSDGTDTADVTVPVSVTAAPVAPTIITQPSSQTVTAGQTAFFTVTASGTEPLSYQWKKDDNNLSDGGNISGATTDTLTINNAQVADAGNYTVVVTNAAGSVTSDEATLTVNATPAYSAPVLDTDGFPMLNSIDEDDYSSNGNTIAQIVTDGSITYFDGSTAENIAVTSVDNTNGKWQYSINGGITWLDVSDVTGRVIDLSANSLLLDENARLRFVPNANWNGTSTFTYRAWQNNAAGLQLDGVDDYVAVSGLGTYPAITIESWIRIDSFSDGFNVIMNGNNWEIPGLLHSQFLKGNPTQLEIAVYGSPTPYVRFDYDFNQIVGRWTHIAVTINKATGNYKLYVDGVYKETKYRNLANIPGINVSSFSLGAWNNSGTMQRFSRGIFSDFRLWSVERSEAELAANMANGSLTGNESGLIGYWKFNEGNGTVVADSGPGSHNGIIHGGAAWISSSGQTANTTVNGGSTYFSEAEETANIAVNAVNDAPSQPGAFTTPSLGQSFVSGSNINVAWGEATDIEGDIITYTVDFWDGNIWITNVYSGTNTSFAFSDTGGINTSSARFRVKASDAEVSSSYSESDEFNIVNTYTVTFKNWDGSELKTEAVEHGGSATAPSEPTREGYHFTGWDADFSNITSDLTVTAIFAINEYTLTYTAGGHGSIEGSATQTVTHGSNGTAVTAVPDEGYHFVKWSDGLTTAT, encoded by the coding sequence ATGAGAAAATGCGTGGGAATTCTTATAATTGTAATGATATTAGGTGTATACCTGGTATATTCTTCATCTGAAGCTTATGCCGCTACTCAGATAATTTCGCAGGAATTTCAGTCGATGCCGAGCTTTAGCAGCCAATTCAGCTCTCCCTCCGAAAGTGCAGCTACCTGGAATACAGCTCCGGGCGGTAATGCAGGCAAGTTCAATAATCAGCTGCAGGTAATTGCCAACGGGCCGGTTGTAACCGCCAGGACATTATCATACCCCCTTTATCCGTGGAAAAATTATAGTTCCTCTATTGATATAAAATTACCGTCTGATTATACCATGAATTATCGGGTGATTGTTGCGTACAGTTTTGGAAATTATAATGCGGAAGATTTTGTAAACGACCAGTCGAACTGGACGATTATCAAGGAATTCTCATCAACCGGAGAGAAAGGAAATAACAATACTTGGACCAGTTATGAAAAATTCATGTCAAGCTTTGACTCAAATAAAATTAATTTTGTTTTCTATGTTGAATCCAGCGGTAGCGGATTGACAGTGGGATTTGACAATCTCAGGATTATGGATTATGGTGCGCAAATTCTAATCGACTCTCAACCGCAGGATTTAACAGTTACAGAGGGAAAAACAGCTACATTTACTGTAGAGGCAAGAGGAGTAGACTTAAGATACCAATGGAAAAAGGATGGCGTTGAACTGAATACAGGTGATGGATATGTCACTTTACCAAATATACCAACATTGACTATCAATAATGTCAAGAAATCGCACGAAGGCAGCTACACTGTAATGATAACGAGTAACCTATATGGCGGTAGTGTTACCAGTAATGCCGCCACATTGACGGTAAATCCGAATAATCCGCCCGCAGCGAAAGATCCGGTGCCAACCCAAAGCGTTACTGAAGGAAGCACAGCCGCTTTTAACGCAGCCGACATCGCTGAGGATGTGGACAATGACCCGCTGACCATCACGGCCATTGTGACAGGTCCGGATTCCGCAAAGGCGACGGCAAGCCTTGACAGCGGCACCGTAACGCTCACCGGCGTGGCGGTGGGCAGCACCTCGCTTGTTGTCACAGTCAGCGACGGGACGGATACAGCAGATGTAACCGTACCGGTTTCCGTCACGGCAGCTCCTGTAGCTCCGACCATCATCACTCAACCATCCAGCCAAACGGTGACCGCGGGACAGACAGCTTTCTTCACGGTAACAGCGTCAGGAACTGAACCTTTGAGCTACCAGTGGAAGAAGGACGACAATAACCTTTCTGACGGCGGCAATATCAGCGGAGCCACCACGGACACATTGACCATCAACAACGCCCAGGTGGCGGACGCTGGAAATTACACTGTAGTGGTAACCAATGCAGCGGGCAGTGTGACCAGCGATGAAGCAACGCTAACTGTAAATGCCACACCAGCATACAGTGCGCCGGTTTTGGATACAGATGGATTCCCGATGCTCAATTCAATTGATGAAGATGATTATTCTTCAAACGGAAATACAATTGCACAAATTGTTACGGATGGCTCGATTACCTACTTTGATGGCTCAACGGCTGAAAATATAGCTGTTACATCGGTAGATAACACCAACGGTAAATGGCAGTACTCAATAAACGGAGGCATTACATGGCTGGATGTCAGTGATGTAACAGGAAGAGTTATAGATCTTAGCGCCAATTCCCTTCTACTGGACGAAAATGCCCGCCTTCGTTTTGTGCCCAATGCCAATTGGAATGGAACATCCACCTTTACATACAGAGCATGGCAGAATAATGCGGCAGGCTTGCAGCTGGATGGCGTTGATGATTATGTGGCTGTATCTGGTTTGGGTACTTATCCCGCCATTACGATAGAAAGTTGGATACGTATAGATAGCTTTTCAGACGGCTTTAATGTCATCATGAATGGCAATAACTGGGAAATACCTGGCTTGCTGCACAGCCAGTTCCTCAAGGGAAACCCGACACAGCTGGAAATTGCAGTATATGGTTCGCCGACACCGTACGTCCGATTTGATTACGACTTCAATCAGATTGTCGGCAGATGGACCCATATTGCCGTTACAATTAACAAAGCTACTGGAAATTACAAGCTTTATGTGGACGGCGTATATAAAGAGACAAAGTATCGTAACTTGGCAAATATCCCCGGCATTAATGTAAGCAGTTTCAGTTTAGGCGCATGGAACAACAGCGGGACAATGCAGCGTTTCAGCAGAGGAATCTTCAGCGATTTTCGCTTGTGGAGCGTGGAGCGCAGCGAAGCCGAATTGGCGGCCAACATGGCTAACGGTTCTTTAACGGGAAATGAAAGCGGACTTATAGGCTACTGGAAGTTTAATGAAGGGAATGGGACGGTTGTGGCAGATAGCGGGCCTGGAAGCCACAACGGAATTATTCACGGCGGAGCTGCATGGATCAGTTCTTCCGGCCAGACAGCCAATACCACTGTCAACGGAGGATCGACGTATTTTAGTGAAGCTGAGGAAACAGCAAACATTGCCGTAAATGCCGTAAATGATGCTCCGTCTCAGCCTGGCGCATTTACAACGCCATCATTGGGGCAGTCCTTTGTAAGTGGAAGCAATATAAATGTTGCTTGGGGAGAAGCAACAGATATAGAAGGAGACATTATAACATACACAGTTGACTTTTGGGATGGGAATATCTGGATAACGAATGTATATTCAGGAACTAATACATCGTTCGCTTTCAGCGATACCGGTGGAATTAATACATCATCGGCAAGGTTCAGAGTAAAAGCCAGTGATGCAGAAGTATCCTCGAGTTACAGCGAAAGTGATGAATTTAATATCGTAAACACTTACACAGTAACCTTCAAGAACTGGGACGGAAGTGAACTTAAGACAGAGGCAGTAGAGCATGGCGGCTCAGCGACAGCACCGTCAGAACCGACCAGAGAAGGCTACCATTTCACCGGCTGGGATGCTGACTTTAGTAATATAACTTCCGACCTGACGGTGACTGCAATTTTTGCGATAAATGAATACACACTGACCTATACAGCAGGAGGACACGGAAGCATTGAAGGAAGTGCAACCCAGACTGTTACTCATGGAAGTAATGGAACTGCTGTAACTGCTGTACCGGATGAAGGCTACCACTTTGTCAAGTGGAGTGACGGCTTAACCACTGCAACC